One Brevibacillus choshinensis genomic window carries:
- a CDS encoding M23 family metallopeptidase, whose product MRVFRLIIQISLCVAAAILPWDSVAVAAPSAPAEDPILQARLQLFQQMESLYGIPWTYLAAIDQYERTMQIRKRKGKTKSNDSSSSRLTAFDIPSERWSGVWNPDTEDTNPVSIRFFQGLGKDGDGDGIADRNNDRDALATVIDYLSAYGYSPEDWKIALWSYYQRDRSVKTIRQFAQVYSKYQHLHLDDRHFPIPSRYSYSYSSTWGGARGWGGRRIHEGTDIFASYGTPVLSTAYGVIEVIGWNQYGGWRIGMRDMGNVYHYFAHLSSFKKGLKPGDIVEPGQVLGYVGSSGYGKPGTAGKFPPHLHYGMYRETGGSDWAFDPYPYLKRWERQKRK is encoded by the coding sequence ATGCGAGTTTTCCGCCTTATCATTCAGATCAGCTTGTGCGTGGCTGCCGCTATCCTCCCTTGGGACTCAGTCGCTGTAGCGGCTCCATCCGCACCGGCTGAAGATCCGATCCTGCAAGCGCGATTACAGCTCTTTCAGCAGATGGAGTCGCTGTACGGGATTCCCTGGACGTATTTGGCAGCCATTGATCAATACGAGCGGACCATGCAAATACGGAAGAGGAAAGGGAAAACCAAGAGTAATGACTCCTCCTCCTCTCGACTGACTGCTTTCGACATCCCCTCAGAAAGATGGAGCGGCGTTTGGAATCCGGACACGGAGGACACCAATCCAGTATCCATCCGCTTCTTTCAAGGACTGGGAAAGGACGGAGATGGAGATGGGATCGCTGACCGCAATAATGACAGGGATGCACTGGCCACCGTCATTGACTACCTGTCCGCGTACGGTTATTCCCCCGAAGACTGGAAAATCGCGCTTTGGTCTTATTACCAGCGCGATCGGTCCGTGAAGACAATCAGGCAATTTGCGCAGGTGTACAGCAAATATCAGCATCTTCATCTGGATGATCGCCATTTTCCCATTCCTTCGCGGTATTCGTACAGCTATAGCAGCACTTGGGGGGGCGCTCGCGGCTGGGGTGGACGACGCATACATGAAGGCACCGATATTTTCGCCTCATACGGGACTCCTGTGCTCAGTACAGCCTATGGTGTCATTGAGGTCATCGGTTGGAACCAATATGGCGGTTGGCGGATCGGGATGCGAGACATGGGCAACGTGTACCACTATTTCGCCCACCTCTCCTCCTTTAAAAAAGGACTGAAACCAGGTGACATTGTCGAGCCCGGACAAGTATTGGGCTACGTCGGCAGCTCTGGTTATGGGAAGCCGGGAACTGCAGGCAAATTCCCGCCCCACCTGCATTACGGGATGTACCGTGAAACTGGCGGTTCCGATTGGGCTTTCGACCCGTATCCATATTTGAAGCGGTGGGAGCGGCAAAAAAGAAAATAG